A single Ktedonobacterales bacterium DNA region contains:
- a CDS encoding MFS transporter, whose translation MNTPEYSQEQKTLLPPPHSTLHSMARGFTALRHRNFRLFWCGQLVSLIGTWMQGLGQQWLVYVLTGSAFNLGIVSAFQFLPVLFFSLPGGVVADRLPKRTLIICTQTASMLLALTLGLLTWTGVVQIWHVYLLAFLLGIVNAFDMPTRQAFIVEMVGQEDLMNAIALNSSIFNGSRVLGPAAGAFIISVVGIAGCFFLNALSFVAVIIGLFLIRLPAREKPAAARRNPFSQIGEGLRYIHDDRRVLLVFLLVSFIGVFAIPNYTTLMPVIADQVLHVGVAGLGTLTAFLGLGAVIASVSLAYTNTPEQRRFFMMFGAASAATLLIVFSFSHSFALSLAMLAGVGFCVVANNATGNTIIQSYVPNHLRGRVMSVWSLVLVGLAPIGSFFAGSLADHTGALLTVRVGAFVCLAAAVVIVPQLLGWRWSRRTDDPQRRDPNKAPAIHAQTLARDFTPHPSDIHLIEHEGAQHGD comes from the coding sequence CGTTGATCGGCACCTGGATGCAGGGGCTGGGGCAGCAATGGCTGGTCTACGTGCTGACCGGCTCAGCCTTCAATCTGGGCATCGTCAGCGCCTTTCAGTTCCTGCCAGTGCTCTTTTTCTCGCTGCCCGGTGGTGTTGTCGCTGATCGCCTGCCCAAACGCACCTTGATTATCTGCACGCAGACGGCTTCGATGCTGCTGGCGCTTACGCTGGGTTTGCTCACCTGGACGGGCGTCGTGCAAATCTGGCACGTCTATCTGCTGGCCTTCTTGCTCGGAATCGTCAACGCCTTCGACATGCCCACGCGCCAGGCGTTTATCGTCGAGATGGTTGGGCAGGAAGACTTGATGAACGCCATCGCCCTCAACTCATCAATTTTCAACGGCTCGCGGGTGCTGGGTCCGGCAGCGGGAGCCTTCATTATCAGCGTGGTCGGCATTGCTGGCTGTTTCTTTCTGAACGCGCTCAGCTTCGTGGCCGTCATTATCGGCCTCTTCCTCATCCGCCTGCCAGCGCGAGAGAAGCCAGCAGCGGCGCGGCGCAATCCTTTCAGCCAGATTGGCGAAGGGCTGCGCTATATCCACGATGACCGGCGCGTCCTGCTCGTCTTTCTGCTGGTTTCGTTTATCGGCGTCTTCGCCATCCCCAACTACACGACGCTGATGCCGGTGATTGCCGATCAGGTCTTGCACGTCGGCGTGGCCGGACTGGGAACACTGACCGCTTTTCTTGGCCTTGGCGCGGTGATCGCTTCCGTCAGCCTGGCCTATACCAACACGCCAGAGCAGCGGCGCTTTTTCATGATGTTTGGCGCGGCCAGCGCGGCCACGCTGCTGATCGTTTTCTCGTTCTCGCACAGCTTCGCGCTCTCGCTGGCAATGCTGGCGGGCGTCGGCTTTTGCGTCGTCGCCAACAACGCCACCGGCAACACCATCATCCAATCTTACGTACCCAATCACCTGCGCGGGCGCGTGATGAGCGTCTGGTCGCTGGTGCTGGTGGGGCTGGCGCCCATTGGCAGCTTCTTCGCTGGCTCGCTGGCCGACCATACCGGCGCGCTGCTCACGGTGCGCGTGGGCGCGTTCGTCTGCCTGGCTGCCGCCGTCGTGATCGTCCCGCAGTTGCTCGGCTGGCGCTGGTCGCGGCGCACAGACGATCCGCAGCGGCGCGATCCCAACAAAGCGCCTGCGATACACGCGCAGACGCTCGCCAGGGACTTCACGCCGCATCCGAGCGATATTCATCTGATCGAACATGAAGGGGCGCAGCATGGGGACTGA
- a CDS encoding MDR family MFS transporter, which yields MTKHDRRIVTIAVMLGTALSALDVTVVSAAMPTIVGHLGGLSLYSWVFSGYLLASTITIPIYGKLADLYGRKRIFTISAILFLIGSGLCGAATSMPQLILYRVVQGLGAGGVQPMTFTIVGDIYSVEERGKVQGLFSGVWGISSVIGPLVGGLITQYISWRGIFYMNLPFGLLSIVLLWVYLHEQLEVRRPRIDYLGAASLAVGVTALLLGILEGGVDFPWDSAPILGLLALAAVCLAFFVWQEFRSPEPVLPPRLFKQRIIAVSTLGALLLGTLIVVLPSYLPLYVQGVEGGTALIAGIALAPLSIFWPAGSYLCGVLVLRVGYRVSGLVGVALSSTGLALIVPLGWLSLNRPAAAALILVGMGLTGFGLGIISLTYLIAVQNTVPWNERGVATASNQFSRTIGGAIGVSVMGAVLNMQLMARLAAAGIHLGTIPDPTQPGQFLTLNALLRPETRAALPAHLLGQLVSPLGASLHILFLMMFALAGLGVISAWLLPSGAVSSSPDSASEQAVLPGKAAGAMSAD from the coding sequence ATGACGAAGCATGATCGGCGGATTGTCACCATTGCGGTGATGCTGGGTACGGCGCTTTCGGCGCTGGATGTCACGGTGGTGAGCGCGGCGATGCCCACCATTGTTGGGCATCTAGGCGGGCTGAGCCTGTACTCCTGGGTCTTTTCGGGATACCTCCTGGCAAGCACCATCACCATCCCCATCTATGGCAAGCTCGCCGACCTCTACGGGCGCAAGCGCATCTTCACCATCTCAGCGATCCTCTTTCTCATCGGCTCAGGGCTGTGTGGCGCAGCCACGAGCATGCCGCAGTTGATTCTCTATCGCGTTGTGCAGGGATTAGGCGCGGGCGGCGTGCAGCCGATGACCTTCACCATCGTTGGCGACATTTACAGCGTCGAAGAGCGCGGCAAGGTGCAGGGGTTGTTCAGCGGCGTCTGGGGCATCAGCAGCGTGATCGGCCCGCTCGTTGGCGGCCTCATCACTCAGTATATCTCCTGGCGCGGCATCTTCTACATGAACCTGCCCTTTGGCCTGCTCTCCATCGTCCTGCTCTGGGTCTACCTTCACGAGCAGTTGGAGGTTCGTCGCCCGCGTATTGATTACCTGGGCGCGGCCTCGCTGGCTGTTGGCGTCACGGCTTTGCTGCTGGGGATTCTGGAGGGCGGCGTAGATTTCCCCTGGGATTCCGCGCCCATCCTGGGGCTGCTGGCGCTGGCGGCGGTCTGCCTGGCATTCTTTGTCTGGCAAGAGTTTCGCTCCCCGGAGCCGGTTCTGCCGCCCCGGCTCTTTAAGCAGCGCATCATCGCGGTTTCAACGCTGGGCGCGCTGCTGCTAGGTACGCTGATCGTCGTCCTGCCCTCGTATCTGCCGCTCTATGTGCAGGGCGTGGAGGGCGGCACAGCCCTGATCGCGGGGATTGCTCTCGCGCCGCTTTCGATCTTCTGGCCGGCGGGCAGCTATCTCTGCGGCGTCCTCGTCTTGCGCGTGGGCTATCGTGTCAGCGGCCTGGTTGGCGTCGCGCTTTCCAGCACAGGGCTGGCGCTGATCGTGCCGCTGGGCTGGCTGAGCCTGAACCGGCCCGCTGCCGCCGCGCTGATTCTCGTTGGCATGGGGCTGACCGGCTTTGGCCTGGGCATCATCTCCCTGACGTATCTCATCGCGGTACAAAATACCGTCCCCTGGAACGAACGCGGCGTTGCCACCGCTTCCAACCAGTTCTCGCGCACCATTGGCGGGGCCATCGGTGTTTCGGTGATGGGCGCTGTGTTGAACATGCAGTTGATGGCAAGGCTGGCCGCCGCTGGCATTCACCTGGGGACCATCCCCGATCCGACACAGCCGGGCCAATTCCTGACGCTCAACGCGCTGCTGCGCCCGGAGACGCGCGCCGCGCTGCCCGCTCATCTGCTCGGCCAGCTTGTTAGCCCGCTGGGCGCGTCGCTGCATATCCTCTTTCTCATGATGTTTGCGCTGGCCGGACTGGGCGTCATTTCCGCCTGGCTTTTGCCCAGCGGCGCGGTCAGCAGCAGCCCTGACAGCGCATCTGAGCAAGCAGTACTGCCGGGCAAAGCGGCGGGGGCCATGTCGGCGGATTGA
- a CDS encoding protein kinase, which produces MMRTCPHCGTLNRDSATYCNQCGALLSGPASPSGAALAAPSSKRAGDDPGATLVTVTSADDPGATNVNIPTDTGAHTTPHVSPRTGLLPPQTLLRERYLILAKLGQGGMAAVYKVKDEGKRGEPLRAIKEMSQAALKEGEREQAIENFQTEAEMLKALDHPNLPKFYEQFQEEDRYYLVMEYIEGETLEDRLERAGRSLPERDVTDWAEQLCSVLTYLHERRPPIIFRDLKPGNIMVTKQGQVKLIDFGIARIFRRDKTHDTQVLGTPGYAPPEQYGKGQTDPRSDVYALGVTLHQLLTNYDPSSTPFSLPPLHTLNPDVSPHVQAAIEQATHLKREERFESISEFHGALFAPGAFVFRSGQRAANAAELAALCRQLPQEAEEYLYAGRFETWLRTVGERKLSKMAHSVVASKTDHAQGLDEFLRQLDPTSSTAKSSAAGVAAAPASPKVSTLAGGVLQAQPGALDMGSLAAGQAGVATFMVSGAKGASISGEVKPMAPWLKVSPAQFNGPTLIEVRADTRTLPGSQKHQSSVQISSAGQRLILPVSVQVLGNQGTGVLSGKQARDRNRILKHSWPPHRQPEIVQQATSAVMSFGLALAVLLGLQQAFGFQTLISLLSGPFFPLLLVGWALVATIGAMIGRWGDSLERRALTSAVCSLTSLGLVALLWANWLQPEVFQGVYHPEALLVTAMSIEAITAALGAAPRVSGYVLRILGAVARRATFLVFVGMLVLGGFVGYILTSSFPASLRFIEPIAIVAGIILGAILAVRLNRYVRRFQRQQATKP; this is translated from the coding sequence ATGATGCGCACCTGCCCGCACTGCGGGACGCTTAACCGAGACAGCGCCACCTATTGTAACCAGTGTGGCGCGCTGCTGAGCGGGCCAGCCAGCCCGTCGGGCGCGGCGTTGGCCGCGCCCTCCTCAAAGCGCGCGGGGGATGATCCCGGCGCGACACTCGTTACCGTGACCAGCGCCGATGACCCTGGCGCAACCAACGTCAACATCCCCACAGATACCGGCGCGCATACCACGCCGCATGTCAGCCCGCGCACCGGCTTGCTGCCGCCGCAAACGCTGCTGCGCGAGCGTTATCTGATCCTGGCGAAACTGGGCCAGGGCGGCATGGCAGCGGTCTATAAGGTCAAAGACGAGGGCAAACGCGGCGAGCCACTGCGGGCCATCAAAGAGATGAGCCAGGCGGCTCTCAAAGAGGGCGAGCGCGAGCAGGCCATCGAAAACTTCCAAACCGAAGCCGAAATGCTCAAGGCGCTGGACCATCCCAACCTGCCCAAGTTCTATGAGCAGTTTCAAGAAGAGGACCGCTACTATCTGGTCATGGAGTATATCGAGGGGGAGACGCTGGAGGACCGGCTGGAGCGCGCGGGCCGGAGCTTGCCAGAGCGAGACGTGACGGATTGGGCCGAACAGTTGTGCAGCGTCCTCACCTATCTGCACGAGCGCCGCCCGCCGATCATCTTCCGCGATCTGAAGCCCGGCAACATCATGGTGACGAAGCAGGGCCAGGTCAAGCTGATTGACTTTGGCATCGCGCGCATCTTTCGCCGCGACAAAACGCACGATACGCAGGTGCTGGGTACGCCGGGCTACGCGCCGCCGGAGCAATACGGCAAAGGGCAGACCGATCCGCGCTCGGATGTGTACGCGCTGGGCGTGACGCTGCACCAGTTGCTCACCAACTACGACCCATCCTCCACGCCCTTCTCGCTGCCGCCGCTGCATACGCTCAACCCCGATGTTTCGCCGCATGTGCAGGCAGCCATCGAGCAGGCGACACACCTGAAGCGCGAGGAACGCTTCGAGAGCATCTCCGAGTTTCACGGCGCGCTCTTTGCGCCTGGCGCGTTTGTCTTTCGCAGCGGCCAGCGCGCCGCGAACGCCGCGGAACTGGCTGCGCTCTGTCGCCAGCTTCCCCAGGAGGCCGAAGAATATCTCTATGCCGGGCGCTTTGAGACCTGGCTGCGCACCGTGGGCGAGCGCAAGCTGTCGAAGATGGCGCACAGCGTCGTGGCGAGCAAAACAGACCATGCCCAGGGGTTGGACGAGTTCCTGCGACAACTGGACCCGACCAGCAGCACAGCGAAAAGCAGCGCCGCAGGCGTTGCCGCTGCCCCGGCCAGCCCGAAGGTTTCTACCCTGGCGGGCGGCGTTCTTCAGGCGCAGCCGGGCGCGCTGGACATGGGATCGCTGGCTGCCGGTCAGGCTGGTGTCGCCACGTTCATGGTCAGCGGCGCGAAGGGCGCCAGCATCAGCGGCGAGGTCAAGCCAATGGCCCCCTGGCTGAAAGTATCGCCCGCGCAGTTCAACGGCCCGACGCTGATTGAAGTGCGCGCCGACACTAGGACGCTCCCCGGCTCACAGAAGCATCAGAGCAGCGTCCAGATCAGCAGCGCGGGCCAGCGCCTGATTTTGCCGGTGAGTGTCCAGGTGCTAGGCAACCAGGGGACCGGGGTGCTGTCAGGCAAGCAGGCGCGGGACCGCAATCGCATCCTCAAACATAGCTGGCCGCCGCACCGTCAGCCCGAAATCGTTCAGCAGGCCACCTCTGCTGTCATGAGCTTTGGCCTGGCGCTGGCGGTCCTGCTGGGGCTGCAACAGGCGTTCGGCTTCCAAACGCTGATAAGCTTGCTAAGCGGCCCCTTTTTCCCGCTGCTGCTGGTCGGCTGGGCGCTGGTAGCCACCATCGGAGCGATGATCGGGCGCTGGGGCGACAGTCTGGAGCGGCGCGCGCTTACCAGCGCCGTCTGTTCGCTCACTTCGTTGGGGCTGGTCGCGCTGCTGTGGGCCAACTGGCTCCAGCCAGAGGTCTTTCAGGGCGTCTATCACCCGGAAGCCCTGCTCGTGACCGCCATGAGTATCGAGGCGATCACGGCGGCGCTGGGAGCCGCGCCCAGGGTGAGCGGCTATGTCTTGCGTATCCTGGGGGCTGTCGCCCGGCGCGCGACGTTCCTGGTCTTTGTCGGCATGCTTGTCCTGGGCGGCTTCGTGGGCTATATCCTGACCAGCAGCTTCCCGGCCTCGCTGCGTTTTATCGAACCAATCGCCATCGTGGCCGGCATCATCCTGGGCGCGATCCTGGCTGTGCGCTTGAATCGCTACGTTCGCCGCTTCCAGCGCCAGCAGGCGACGAAACCATGA
- the miaA gene encoding tRNA (adenosine(37)-N6)-dimethylallyltransferase MiaA codes for MICPPPPIPLLALVGPTASGKTGLALRLALRLHGEIVSADSRQLYQGMDIGTAKPTSEERALVPHHLLDSITPDTPYTLTQYQADAQAAIAAIHAREHLPLLVGGTGLYIRAVVDNLAIPEVPPQWELRRELEAQAAREGAAALHARLAALDPASAARIDPANTRRVIRALEVCMVTGKPFSALQGARPSPYRALLLGLTCERARLYARVDRRVDAMIAAGFVDEVRALVARGYDWRLPAMTSLGYGEMGVYLRGETSLEEAVERLKYHTHSYIRRQYSWFRADARIHWLDSEAPDLEDAALALIQAWQAGG; via the coding sequence ATGATCTGCCCTCCCCCACCGATTCCCTTGCTGGCGCTGGTTGGGCCAACGGCCAGCGGCAAGACGGGGCTGGCGCTGCGCCTGGCTCTGCGCCTGCATGGCGAAATCGTCTCGGCGGATTCGCGCCAGTTGTATCAGGGCATGGATATTGGCACCGCCAAACCCACGTCGGAGGAGCGGGCGCTGGTCCCGCATCATCTGCTCGACAGCATCACCCCCGACACACCCTATACCCTGACGCAATACCAGGCCGACGCCCAGGCTGCCATCGCCGCCATTCACGCGCGGGAGCATCTGCCGCTGCTGGTCGGCGGCACTGGCCTGTATATCCGCGCCGTCGTAGATAACCTGGCGATCCCGGAAGTGCCGCCTCAGTGGGAACTGCGCCGCGAACTGGAAGCGCAGGCCGCGCGCGAGGGCGCGGCGGCGCTGCACGCGCGCCTTGCCGCGCTCGATCCGGCCAGCGCGGCGCGCATTGATCCGGCCAACACGCGCCGCGTCATTCGCGCGCTGGAGGTCTGCATGGTAACGGGCAAGCCATTCTCTGCCCTGCAAGGGGCGCGGCCTTCGCCCTATCGCGCGCTGCTGCTGGGGCTGACCTGCGAGCGCGCCCGGCTCTACGCGCGGGTTGATCGCCGCGTTGATGCGATGATCGCCGCCGGATTCGTAGATGAAGTACGCGCTCTTGTCGCGCGCGGGTATGACTGGCGGCTGCCCGCCATGACCAGCCTGGGCTATGGCGAGATGGGCGTGTATCTGCGCGGCGAAACATCGCTGGAAGAGGCCGTCGAGCGCCTGAAATACCACACGCACAGTTATATCCGCCGCCAGTATAGCTGGTTTCGCGCCGATGCCCGTATCCACTGGCTGGACAGCGAAGCGCCCGACCTGGAAGATGCGGCGCTGGCGCTTATTCAGGCGTGGCAGGCCGGGGGATGA
- a CDS encoding FHA domain-containing protein encodes MSAPMNGTGAIRFIDGPLAGQTLALNKPQLMIGREPGTDITVNNPAVSRQHARLVQGPTGWVIEKINPQNTVQVNGRDVAQSPLRHGDTVAIGPITFQFMEHASVAAGHQPGGTVVSAPPQPPYPAGSMQTVGAAAPPYHPGSGPSGPSYQATPSHPNAPGIPPGMPSLEVIIHEGRNEGRNRYPLNKPVITIGRDPSNDIVIPAGVVSRQHAEITQQGNMFQIIDKGSVNGIYSQGHPIKQKQLAHGDLFRIGDLNGTLVTLVFDSGSGAPLDQAPPPAMQQFALAGAPAVVTIGRAPGNTILLNHPLVSQRHAELARDPRSGVYVLTDKGSTNGTYVNGRRISGRVRLDPGNEVRIGPFRFVFTGTELTQHDESGNIRVDAYDVFKVGDVSGLKKLFGSGKPNVLLNHLSFSIAPRKFVAMVGGSGAGKSTLMDALNGLRPAQQGLVLYNGNDYYRHLAAFSTSLGYVPQDDIIHRDLTVERALYYAAKMRLPDDTNNAQIEQRISEVLADVEMTHRRKLLISKLSGGQRKRVSIAVELLARPSVFFLDEPTSGLDPGLDRKMMFLLRRLADRGHTIVLVTHATNNISACDYVCFLAQGGRLAYFGPPDEAKRFFGKTDFAEIYSELEPSDDHPNAPAEWEGRFRGSQDYQKYIVQPLQQSQAATRTAQMQRTASLPQPKRGDPVRQFRLLAGRYTELLRNDTANMAILLLQAPIIAALLIFLTKSNIFASHLGNDIDAQTPLFIMAAAAVWFGTINAAREIVKEAPIYRRERTVNLGLFPYVMSKVCVLGFLCLIQSFLLLAIVGLKSGYPDGIIFPAFVELYISLILTALGGLMMGLAVSAIAPNTDRAMSVVPLLLIPQIIFAGSTFKLSGATEIISYFIVTRWGLEALGDTVHLHSQLCVSPRGQQDVSSGGGCPVGFAKTNPTLTTPDNFYGHDLSHLLFAWLMLILLTVAFLALTIYFQRRKDVRK; translated from the coding sequence ATGTCGGCGCCGATGAATGGGACAGGCGCGATCAGGTTTATTGATGGCCCGCTGGCCGGTCAGACCCTCGCGCTCAACAAGCCCCAACTCATGATTGGGCGCGAACCTGGCACTGATATTACGGTAAATAATCCGGCGGTATCGCGCCAGCACGCCAGGCTGGTCCAGGGACCGACAGGCTGGGTCATTGAAAAGATCAATCCGCAGAACACCGTCCAGGTCAATGGGCGGGACGTGGCACAGTCGCCGCTGCGTCACGGCGATACGGTGGCGATTGGCCCGATCACCTTCCAGTTTATGGAACATGCCAGCGTGGCCGCGGGCCACCAGCCGGGCGGCACAGTGGTGAGCGCGCCGCCCCAGCCGCCCTACCCGGCGGGAAGTATGCAAACCGTTGGAGCCGCTGCGCCCCCCTATCATCCAGGCAGTGGCCCCTCTGGCCCTTCTTATCAGGCGACGCCGAGCCACCCCAACGCGCCCGGCATTCCGCCGGGCATGCCCTCATTAGAGGTGATCATTCACGAAGGCCGCAACGAAGGCCGCAATCGTTACCCGCTGAACAAGCCGGTGATCACGATTGGCCGCGACCCCAGCAACGATATTGTCATCCCCGCCGGGGTCGTTTCGCGCCAGCACGCCGAGATCACCCAGCAGGGTAATATGTTCCAGATCATTGATAAAGGGAGCGTCAATGGCATCTACAGCCAGGGCCACCCGATCAAGCAGAAACAACTGGCGCATGGCGATCTTTTCCGTATTGGCGACTTGAACGGCACGCTTGTCACGCTGGTGTTCGACTCCGGCAGCGGCGCGCCGCTCGATCAAGCGCCGCCACCGGCCATGCAGCAGTTCGCCCTGGCGGGCGCTCCGGCGGTTGTGACCATTGGCCGCGCGCCGGGCAACACCATCCTGCTCAATCACCCGCTGGTTTCGCAGCGCCACGCCGAGCTAGCCCGCGATCCGCGATCCGGCGTCTATGTTCTGACCGACAAAGGCAGCACCAACGGCACCTATGTCAACGGCAGGCGCATCAGCGGGCGCGTGCGTCTGGACCCCGGCAACGAAGTGCGCATTGGTCCCTTCCGCTTTGTCTTCACCGGCACAGAACTAACCCAGCACGACGAAAGCGGCAATATCCGCGTGGACGCCTACGATGTCTTCAAGGTCGGCGATGTCAGCGGCCTCAAGAAGCTCTTTGGCAGCGGCAAGCCCAACGTCTTGCTCAACCATCTCTCCTTCAGCATTGCGCCGCGCAAATTCGTGGCGATGGTTGGCGGCTCTGGCGCGGGCAAATCAACGCTGATGGACGCGCTCAACGGTCTGCGCCCGGCGCAGCAAGGGCTGGTCCTCTATAACGGCAATGATTACTATCGCCATCTGGCGGCCTTCAGCACGTCGCTGGGCTACGTCCCCCAGGACGACATTATCCACCGCGATCTGACGGTGGAGCGCGCCCTGTACTACGCCGCCAAGATGCGCCTGCCCGATGACACCAACAACGCGCAGATTGAGCAGCGCATCAGCGAAGTGCTGGCCGACGTGGAGATGACGCACCGGCGCAAACTGCTCATCAGCAAGCTTTCTGGCGGCCAGCGCAAGCGCGTCAGCATCGCCGTCGAATTGTTAGCGCGGCCCAGCGTCTTCTTTCTGGATGAGCCAACATCGGGCCTTGATCCGGGGCTGGACCGCAAGATGATGTTCCTGCTGCGGCGGCTGGCGGACCGGGGGCATACGATTGTGCTGGTGACGCACGCCACCAATAATATCAGCGCCTGCGATTACGTCTGCTTTCTGGCGCAGGGCGGGCGGCTGGCGTATTTCGGGCCGCCAGACGAAGCCAAGCGGTTCTTTGGCAAGACGGACTTTGCCGAAATCTACAGTGAACTGGAACCCAGCGACGACCACCCCAACGCCCCGGCGGAGTGGGAAGGGCGCTTCCGGGGTTCACAGGACTATCAGAAATACATTGTCCAGCCCTTGCAGCAATCGCAGGCCGCCACGCGCACCGCGCAGATGCAGCGCACAGCGTCACTGCCGCAGCCCAAACGCGGCGACCCTGTGCGGCAGTTCCGCTTGCTGGCGGGGCGCTACACCGAACTGCTCAGGAACGACACCGCCAACATGGCGATTCTGCTCTTGCAGGCGCCGATCATTGCCGCGCTGCTGATCTTCCTGACCAAATCGAATATCTTCGCCAGCCATCTGGGCAATGATATTGACGCGCAGACGCCGCTTTTCATCATGGCCGCCGCTGCCGTCTGGTTCGGCACCATCAACGCGGCCCGCGAGATCGTCAAGGAAGCGCCCATCTATCGGCGCGAGCGCACCGTCAACCTGGGCCTCTTCCCCTACGTGATGTCCAAGGTCTGCGTGCTGGGCTTCCTCTGTCTGATTCAGAGCTTCCTGCTGCTCGCCATCGTCGGCCTCAAGAGCGGCTACCCGGATGGGATCATCTTCCCTGCCTTCGTGGAACTGTATATCTCGCTCATCCTGACCGCGCTGGGCGGCCTGATGATGGGGCTGGCTGTTTCGGCCATCGCGCCCAACACTGACCGCGCTATGAGCGTGGTGCCGCTCCTGCTGATTCCACAGATCATCTTTGCGGGCAGCACCTTCAAGCTCTCCGGGGCCACAGAGATCATTTCCTACTTCATTGTGACCCGCTGGGGATTGGAGGCGCTGGGCGACACGGTGCATCTGCACTCGCAGCTTTGTGTGAGTCCGAGAGGCCAGCAGGATGTCTCTTCTGGCGGAGGCTGTCCCGTTGGGTTTGCCAAAACCAACCCGACGCTGACCACGCCGGATAATTTCTATGGACACGACCTCTCTCATCTCCTGTTTGCCTGGCTCATGCTGATTCTGCTGACGGTCGCTTTCCTGGCCCTGACCATTTACTTCCAGAGGCGCAAGGACGTGCGGAAATAG
- a CDS encoding tetratricopeptide repeat protein, whose amino-acid sequence MNKFIAALMQPLSIASMSLAWLFCLGYLLTAIIPVLAYAPFSGVGWLPALFFGLQAGSVLILEFDHWRSYYGVGAFWRELAALLGIALIAWLLAQLWPMLLAKQSFFSVACALGLLVVVLLAPYLASQGSYLLLGEPLHFQRYLRLYYQRQWREIVRAYEPLVKRRPGALRPQLILAAAYFNLRQFDRARRLYQRLLERDHYAPGAWQGLAELDFTRGAWEEAAGHYDQALAYASYQRRGFIHIGLGIACYKLGRTDEATAHLKKSLSYPLSGAWRPIAAYALMRAARDTGDTRTAERALQSLALRRRAHKQFMDYWQAILNSSSSPLNSDYRAAVNLIDQLSWS is encoded by the coding sequence ATGAACAAATTCATTGCGGCGCTGATGCAGCCGCTGTCTATTGCGAGCATGAGCCTGGCCTGGCTTTTTTGCCTGGGCTACCTCTTGACTGCCATCATCCCCGTTCTGGCCTACGCGCCCTTCTCAGGTGTGGGCTGGCTGCCTGCCCTCTTTTTCGGCCTTCAGGCGGGGTCGGTGCTGATACTGGAGTTCGATCACTGGCGCTCCTACTATGGCGTGGGCGCGTTCTGGCGTGAACTGGCCGCCCTGCTTGGCATCGCGCTGATCGCCTGGCTGTTGGCGCAGCTCTGGCCGATGCTGCTTGCCAAACAGAGCTTCTTCTCTGTGGCCTGCGCGCTGGGGCTGCTGGTCGTGGTCCTGCTGGCCCCCTATCTGGCGTCGCAGGGGAGCTACCTGCTGCTGGGCGAGCCGCTGCACTTCCAGCGGTATCTCCGGCTCTACTATCAGCGCCAATGGCGCGAGATTGTGCGCGCCTATGAGCCGCTGGTGAAGCGCCGCCCAGGCGCGCTGCGCCCGCAGCTTATTCTGGCGGCGGCCTATTTCAATTTGCGCCAGTTTGACCGCGCCCGTCGGCTCTATCAACGCCTGCTGGAGCGCGACCACTACGCTCCCGGCGCGTGGCAGGGCCTGGCCGAACTCGATTTTACGCGCGGCGCGTGGGAAGAAGCCGCTGGACACTATGATCAGGCGCTGGCCTATGCTTCATATCAGCGGCGCGGCTTCATTCATATTGGCCTGGGCATCGCCTGCTATAAGCTGGGCCGGACGGATGAGGCGACCGCCCATCTGAAAAAATCGCTGAGCTATCCCCTCAGCGGCGCCTGGCGTCCCATCGCCGCGTATGCGCTGATGCGGGCGGCGCGCGACACCGGCGACACGCGCACCGCCGAGCGCGCCCTGCAAAGCCTGGCGCTGCGCCGCCGCGCCCACAAGCAGTTTATGGACTACTGGCAGGCGATCCTCAATTCCAGTTCCAGCCCCCTCAACAGCGACTATCGCGCCGCCGTCAACCTCATTGATCAACTCAGTTGGAGTTGA